A genomic region of Rhodothermales bacterium contains the following coding sequences:
- a CDS encoding HlyC/CorC family transporter has product MDPDPNWAHTVGLLLQDAPDPGSLLTGLGVLLTLLLFSALFSGSEVALFSLEATTREEMALEPDRADRRVLRLLERPGALLITILILNTVVNVGAAILAAVITHDLAQAYEWNPALTVFGEVIVLTFVLLIVSEISPKLLASTNARAFSRRISGFLLLFHRVLLPLSGWVAQRMQAFHGRFESTGTRLSADDLKTMAEIGEAHGTIQEDERELIHSIVEFGETTVREIMISRLDIIAISSEASLEQAIETIRTSGHSRIPMFAGHLDNILGILYAKDILRLLHSGRRPRSMDWARFVRPPFFVPQGKKLDDLLTDFQTRKTHIALVVDEYGGTAGLVTLEDVLEEIVGEIQDEHDDAETALYEALSDGSYLFDARIDLDDLNEVLGLSLDTASFDFETLGGLIFHLAGAIPEESDELVFENLRLRVETVETNRIGQVALSIDPDSGALPADQSVEDL; this is encoded by the coding sequence GTGGACCCCGACCCTAACTGGGCCCATACCGTCGGTTTGCTGTTGCAGGACGCGCCAGACCCGGGCAGCCTGCTGACAGGCCTCGGTGTTCTGCTGACACTGCTGCTGTTCTCCGCACTGTTTTCGGGGTCGGAGGTGGCACTGTTTTCACTGGAAGCCACCACGCGCGAGGAGATGGCGCTGGAGCCGGACCGAGCCGACCGGCGCGTACTCCGGCTACTGGAACGGCCCGGCGCCCTGCTCATCACCATCCTGATTCTGAACACGGTGGTGAACGTCGGGGCGGCGATTCTGGCTGCAGTCATCACGCACGACCTGGCACAGGCGTACGAGTGGAATCCGGCGCTCACAGTGTTCGGTGAGGTGATCGTGCTGACGTTTGTGCTCCTCATCGTCAGTGAGATCTCGCCGAAGCTCCTTGCCTCCACAAATGCGCGGGCGTTCAGCAGACGTATCTCGGGATTCCTGCTGCTCTTCCATCGCGTGCTGCTGCCGCTGTCCGGCTGGGTGGCGCAACGCATGCAGGCCTTCCATGGCCGATTTGAGTCGACAGGGACCCGGCTCTCCGCGGACGACCTCAAGACCATGGCCGAGATCGGAGAGGCCCATGGTACCATTCAGGAGGACGAACGCGAGTTGATCCATTCGATCGTCGAGTTCGGTGAGACGACGGTGCGGGAAATCATGATTTCCCGGCTCGACATCATTGCGATCTCGTCGGAGGCCTCGCTGGAGCAGGCCATCGAAACCATCCGCACGTCTGGCCACTCCCGAATCCCCATGTTCGCGGGGCACCTGGACAATATCCTGGGAATCCTCTACGCCAAGGACATCCTTCGCCTGCTGCACTCGGGCAGACGACCGCGCTCCATGGACTGGGCCCGGTTTGTTCGCCCTCCATTTTTTGTGCCCCAGGGCAAGAAACTGGATGACCTGCTAACGGATTTCCAGACGCGCAAGACCCACATCGCCCTGGTCGTGGACGAGTACGGCGGCACCGCGGGACTCGTCACCCTGGAGGATGTGCTGGAGGAAATCGTCGGGGAGATCCAGGACGAGCACGACGATGCCGAAACCGCGTTGTATGAGGCACTTTCCGACGGGTCCTACCTGTTCGACGCGCGCATTGACCTGGATGATCTCAACGAGGTGCTTGGGCTCTCGCTGGATACGGCATCGTTCGATTTCGAAACGTTGGGAGGCCTCATTTTCCATCTTGCCGGTGCCATCCCGGAGGAATCCGACGAACTGGTGTTCGAGAACCTCCGGCTGCGGGTCGAAACCGTCGAAACGAATCGCATCGGCCAGGTGGCGCTGAGTATTGATCCGGACTCGGGGGCGCTTCCTGCAGATCAGAGTGTGGAAGATCTGTGA
- the mazG gene encoding nucleoside triphosphate pyrophosphohydrolase — translation MSEKIFDPQFTEAADAVESYADFVAIVRQLRRDCPWDREQTHESVKHLLIEEAYETVDAIDAEDWPELRKELGDLLLHVVFHAVIAEQGGRFTLKEVIETEAEKLIVRHPHVFGDTRVDGVGEVLTNWEQIKMKEKGRKSALDGVPGQLPALLRAHRIQEKAAGVGFDFPEAAGAWDKVEEEIREFGALARSGGSAEALEDELGDVLFALVNYARFTDLNAENALRRTNAKFTGRFQHIEKRLREQGRGLHESDLEEMDRYWDEAKAAGL, via the coding sequence ATGTCCGAGAAGATTTTCGATCCCCAGTTCACCGAGGCCGCAGACGCCGTCGAGTCGTACGCCGACTTTGTGGCCATCGTGCGGCAGTTGCGTCGTGACTGCCCGTGGGATCGGGAGCAGACCCATGAGTCCGTCAAGCATCTGCTCATCGAGGAGGCGTACGAGACGGTCGATGCGATCGATGCCGAGGATTGGCCCGAGTTACGCAAGGAGCTCGGAGATCTGCTCCTGCACGTGGTGTTTCACGCGGTGATCGCGGAGCAGGGCGGCCGCTTCACGCTGAAGGAGGTCATCGAGACCGAAGCGGAGAAGCTCATCGTGCGGCATCCCCATGTTTTTGGCGACACCCGCGTCGATGGCGTCGGTGAGGTGCTCACCAACTGGGAGCAGATCAAAATGAAAGAGAAGGGGCGCAAGTCCGCTCTGGATGGCGTGCCCGGACAGCTGCCTGCGCTCCTGCGAGCCCATCGTATCCAGGAGAAAGCGGCCGGCGTCGGTTTCGATTTCCCGGAAGCCGCAGGTGCCTGGGACAAGGTGGAGGAGGAGATCAGGGAGTTCGGCGCCCTGGCCCGCTCGGGGGGCTCTGCGGAAGCCCTGGAGGACGAGCTGGGCGATGTGCTCTTCGCGCTCGTGAACTATGCGCGCTTTACGGATCTCAACGCCGAAAATGCGCTCCGCCGCACAAATGCCAAGTTTACCGGCCGTTTCCAGCACATCGAAAAGCGACTGCGCGAGCAGGGCCGCGGGCTGCACGAGTCCGATCTCGAAGAAATGGACCGGTACTGGGACGAGGCGAAAGCGGCGGGGCTCTAA
- a CDS encoding amidohydrolase family protein, whose product MKTLRFTSLIVCALLVLPAAAQDVLIQGGTVLTVTNGTLTGTDVLIRDGRIARIGTGLEAPEGVDVVDASGKYVMPGIIDAHSHIALTSVNEGTSPVTAEVRMEDVVDPYDLGIYRALAGGVTAAHLMHGSANVIGGQNETIKLRWGITDPDGVRFEGAPRTIKFALGENPTRVHGLRGASGGGRPAIRPASRMGVEAVLRETFEAGKRYMEAQDAYEAERRRNPRAVPPVYNQRLETMAEILRGEILVHCHSYRADEILMLMRVLKDYGVDKITFQHANEAFKVAPELAEFGAYASVFSDWWSYKFEVYYSTAYNAAILTRNGVTTSVNSDSGNLIRHLYHEAAKAQRYGGLSDDEALALITINPAIQLGIEERVGSIEVGKDGDIAVFDAHPLSIYATPLMTFVDGVRYFDRAMDVDDMRLEVNVTTDPSDERTEAERHTHGHSHSPHN is encoded by the coding sequence ATGAAGACACTACGTTTCACCTCGCTGATCGTCTGTGCGCTGCTGGTCCTGCCCGCGGCCGCGCAAGACGTGTTGATTCAGGGCGGCACGGTGCTGACCGTCACCAACGGCACGCTCACCGGCACGGACGTGCTGATCCGTGACGGGCGCATCGCCCGAATCGGTACCGGCCTCGAAGCCCCGGAGGGTGTCGATGTCGTCGATGCGTCCGGCAAGTATGTGATGCCGGGCATCATCGACGCCCACTCGCACATCGCCCTCACCTCTGTCAACGAGGGCACCTCACCCGTCACTGCTGAAGTCCGCATGGAGGACGTCGTCGATCCCTATGATCTCGGGATCTACCGCGCCCTGGCAGGCGGCGTGACGGCCGCACACCTCATGCATGGCTCCGCCAACGTGATCGGAGGCCAGAACGAGACCATCAAGCTGCGCTGGGGCATCACGGACCCCGACGGCGTGCGCTTCGAGGGCGCTCCGCGCACGATCAAGTTCGCCCTCGGTGAGAACCCGACTCGCGTGCACGGTCTTCGTGGCGCCAGCGGTGGCGGTCGCCCCGCCATTCGCCCGGCCAGCCGCATGGGCGTCGAAGCGGTGCTGCGCGAGACGTTTGAGGCCGGCAAACGGTACATGGAGGCCCAGGATGCCTACGAGGCCGAGCGCCGCCGCAATCCCCGTGCTGTGCCGCCGGTCTACAACCAGCGCCTGGAAACCATGGCCGAGATCCTGCGCGGTGAGATCCTGGTCCATTGCCACAGCTACCGGGCGGACGAGATCCTGATGCTCATGCGCGTGCTCAAGGACTACGGCGTCGACAAGATCACCTTCCAGCATGCCAACGAGGCCTTCAAGGTGGCGCCCGAACTGGCCGAGTTCGGCGCCTACGCCTCGGTGTTCTCGGACTGGTGGTCCTACAAGTTCGAGGTCTACTACTCGACGGCCTACAACGCTGCCATCCTGACCCGGAACGGCGTCACGACGTCGGTCAACTCCGACTCCGGAAACCTCATCAGGCACCTCTACCACGAGGCAGCCAAGGCGCAGCGGTACGGCGGTCTCTCGGACGATGAGGCCCTGGCGCTGATCACCATCAACCCGGCCATTCAGCTGGGCATCGAGGAGCGCGTAGGCTCCATCGAAGTAGGCAAGGACGGAGACATCGCAGTATTCGACGCCCACCCTCTGTCGATCTACGCGACGCCGCTGATGACGTTTGTGGACGGCGTGCGGTACTTCGACCGCGCCATGGACGTGGACGACATGCGCCTGGAGGTCAACGTGACCACGGATCCCTCCGACGAGCGCACCGAGGCCGAACGGCATACGCACGGGCACTCGCACTCACCGCACAACTAA
- a CDS encoding sodium-dependent transporter produces MAMASRGQWSGRMGFIFAAAGSAIGLGNIWRFPYSAGENGGGAFVLIYLFFVAAIGVPVVLSELAIGRQTEKNPVGAFKALVPKSFWPWVGGLGVATGFGILAFYAVIAGWTLSYFWGALTGVYGGTMTAEESGALFTQLIGDPGKAIFLTGAFILLTVLVVRGGVSNGIERATKVLMPLLLVILIILAVRSVTLPGGMEGLAYLFQPDFSKITVNVVMSALGQALFSLSLGMGAMITYGSYFPKDENLPNAAVTVAIFDTGIAILAGLIIFPALFSVGVEPNAGPGLVFVVLPSIFGSLPAGNLFAIAFYALLSIAALTSTISLLEVVVSYFVDEKNWSRNKAAWLLGAVCFVFAIPSALASGASGMFTDFLGTGVDWLTLNNNIWGNYSLSLGALALCLFVGYKWGVPNALASLEASGHKMPASALFGILVRYVCPVAVGAVLVYVIVTGNYF; encoded by the coding sequence ATGGCGATGGCGTCACGCGGCCAATGGAGCGGCCGCATGGGATTCATCTTTGCTGCCGCGGGCTCGGCAATCGGGCTCGGCAACATCTGGCGTTTCCCCTACAGTGCCGGCGAGAACGGAGGCGGTGCCTTCGTGCTCATCTACCTGTTCTTCGTCGCCGCCATCGGCGTACCTGTCGTGCTCTCGGAGTTGGCCATCGGGCGCCAGACGGAGAAAAATCCGGTCGGTGCCTTCAAGGCGCTGGTACCCAAGTCCTTCTGGCCCTGGGTGGGCGGACTGGGCGTGGCGACGGGCTTCGGCATCCTCGCTTTCTACGCGGTGATCGCTGGGTGGACGCTTTCGTATTTCTGGGGCGCGCTTACCGGGGTGTACGGAGGTACCATGACCGCCGAAGAGAGCGGAGCGCTGTTTACGCAGCTCATCGGTGACCCGGGCAAGGCGATTTTCCTGACCGGAGCGTTCATTCTGCTCACCGTGCTGGTAGTACGGGGTGGCGTCTCCAACGGCATCGAGCGGGCTACCAAGGTCCTGATGCCACTGCTCCTGGTGATCCTGATCATTCTTGCCGTTCGCTCGGTGACGCTGCCAGGCGGCATGGAGGGACTCGCGTACCTGTTCCAGCCTGACTTCTCCAAGATCACGGTGAACGTCGTGATGAGCGCCCTGGGCCAGGCCCTGTTCAGTCTGTCCCTCGGCATGGGTGCCATGATTACGTATGGCTCCTACTTCCCGAAGGACGAGAACCTGCCGAATGCCGCCGTTACGGTGGCGATCTTCGACACCGGCATCGCCATCCTGGCCGGCCTGATCATATTCCCGGCTCTGTTCTCGGTGGGCGTGGAGCCCAATGCGGGTCCGGGTCTGGTATTCGTCGTTCTGCCGTCCATCTTCGGCAGCCTGCCAGCCGGCAACCTGTTTGCCATCGCGTTTTATGCGCTACTCTCCATTGCGGCCCTGACGTCCACGATTTCCCTGCTTGAGGTGGTCGTTTCGTACTTCGTCGACGAGAAAAACTGGAGTCGCAACAAGGCGGCCTGGCTGCTCGGCGCGGTCTGCTTTGTGTTCGCAATTCCGTCGGCGCTCGCCAGCGGCGCGTCGGGAATGTTTACGGACTTCCTGGGGACAGGTGTGGACTGGCTGACGCTCAACAACAACATCTGGGGCAATTACTCGCTGTCGCTGGGAGCGCTTGCCCTGTGTCTCTTTGTGGGCTACAAGTGGGGCGTGCCCAATGCTCTGGCGTCGCTTGAGGCGTCCGGCCACAAAATGCCCGCTTCGGCTCTCTTTGGAATCCTGGTGCGGTACGTGTGCCCGGTGGCCGTAGGCGCCGTGCTCGTGTACGTCATCGTTACCGGCAATTACTTCTAG
- a CDS encoding type II toxin-antitoxin system Phd/YefM family antitoxin: MYSTRGIEAVATITELRSNTSELLEHARTSKRGILIQKNNEPYAVLISYDEYIRLLNLKEKRGKKK, encoded by the coding sequence ATGTACAGTACCCGCGGCATCGAAGCCGTCGCCACGATTACCGAGTTGCGCTCCAACACGTCAGAGCTGCTCGAACACGCCAGGACCAGTAAGCGCGGCATCCTGATTCAGAAGAACAACGAGCCGTACGCCGTGCTGATCAGCTACGACGAGTACATCCGCCTGCTCAACCTGAAGGAAAAGCGGGGCAAAAAGAAGTAG
- a CDS encoding ATP-binding protein encodes MSENAPKDTAEATENGTAAEQAATDTDTAAATPEVAPPVADTDAEKTSQPASSDGASGAATQTVQMSVPSPAAPSLLDQYTAHYPEWAREFARKYLTKTMNQFLLYGNVRDLVPTGDEETPYCSLHEFMVDDLFASRDIVLFYDRSQGIHFADKASQKDFNRALSGYDTIFGTDYAKKLPKDPVRVMAVLQNYFRIRLGEGKRIACIFDYAETLIPMAEASMYSAEDRNAIVFLQKWSHDPLFLESDFTLMLVAENLTELNQQIVQSPYTAEIKIPMPNEAARKKYVDWFLTDQEDDFRKHSEVPPSGLAANTAGLGYIQMRTILADVLENRTELTYEVLSELKKEFIEAEAHGMLEFVETDWSLDIVAGHKEAKAHLRQAARALKAGYSDVLPMGYLVSGPVGTGKTFTITCFAGEIGIPMVKLKNFRSQWQGQTEANLERILGLLEAMTPVAVMIDEADAALGNRDAQGDSGVSKRVFGQIASFMSNTKNRGRIIFFLVTARPDYMPVDLKRQGRAEEHIALFYPSDREEREELLTVMMRKTGVDLALEDVPESLLNGDKTFSGADMEALMTRAKFRAAAEEPPTKVDTRILQEVVDDFMPPTYPLEVELQTLTAVLECTSRALLPEKFRSMDREAIVRRVDELKRLVR; translated from the coding sequence ATGTCCGAAAACGCGCCCAAAGACACCGCCGAAGCCACCGAAAACGGCACGGCCGCCGAGCAGGCGGCAACCGACACCGACACCGCTGCGGCGACGCCAGAAGTCGCACCGCCGGTCGCGGACACGGACGCGGAGAAAACCAGCCAGCCCGCAAGCTCCGACGGCGCATCGGGCGCGGCTACGCAGACCGTGCAGATGAGCGTGCCTTCTCCGGCCGCTCCCAGCCTGCTCGATCAGTACACGGCGCACTATCCGGAGTGGGCCCGCGAATTCGCGCGCAAGTACCTGACCAAGACCATGAACCAGTTCCTGCTGTACGGCAACGTGCGGGATCTGGTACCCACCGGCGACGAAGAGACTCCGTACTGCTCCCTGCACGAGTTCATGGTCGATGACCTCTTTGCGTCCCGGGACATCGTGCTCTTCTATGACCGCTCGCAGGGCATCCACTTTGCCGACAAGGCCTCCCAGAAGGACTTCAACCGCGCCCTGAGCGGGTACGACACGATTTTTGGCACCGACTACGCCAAGAAGCTGCCGAAGGACCCCGTCCGGGTCATGGCGGTGCTGCAGAACTACTTCCGCATCCGTCTCGGAGAGGGCAAGCGCATCGCCTGCATCTTCGATTACGCGGAGACGCTGATCCCCATGGCAGAGGCGTCGATGTACTCGGCCGAGGACCGCAACGCCATCGTCTTCCTCCAGAAATGGAGCCACGACCCCCTCTTCCTCGAGAGCGACTTCACGCTCATGCTGGTGGCCGAAAACCTGACGGAACTCAACCAGCAGATTGTGCAGAGCCCCTACACGGCGGAGATCAAGATCCCGATGCCGAATGAGGCCGCGCGCAAGAAGTACGTGGACTGGTTTCTGACGGATCAGGAGGACGATTTCCGGAAGCATTCGGAAGTCCCGCCGTCCGGTCTGGCCGCCAATACGGCCGGCCTGGGGTACATCCAGATGCGCACGATCCTCGCGGACGTGCTGGAGAACCGCACGGAACTCACCTACGAGGTGCTCTCCGAACTCAAGAAGGAGTTCATCGAGGCCGAGGCCCACGGCATGCTCGAGTTCGTGGAGACGGACTGGAGCCTGGACATCGTGGCAGGTCACAAGGAGGCCAAGGCGCACCTGCGTCAGGCGGCACGGGCCCTGAAAGCCGGCTACTCGGATGTGCTTCCGATGGGCTATCTGGTTTCAGGACCGGTCGGCACGGGCAAGACCTTTACGATTACCTGCTTCGCCGGCGAAATCGGAATCCCGATGGTGAAGCTGAAGAACTTCCGTTCTCAGTGGCAGGGCCAGACCGAAGCCAACCTGGAGCGCATTCTGGGACTGCTGGAAGCCATGACGCCGGTTGCGGTGATGATCGACGAGGCCGATGCGGCCCTCGGCAACCGGGACGCGCAGGGCGATTCCGGCGTGTCGAAGCGCGTTTTCGGGCAGATCGCCAGCTTCATGAGCAACACCAAGAACCGGGGCCGCATCATCTTCTTCCTGGTGACCGCACGACCCGACTACATGCCGGTCGACCTCAAGCGCCAGGGACGCGCCGAAGAGCACATCGCCCTTTTCTATCCGTCTGATCGGGAAGAGCGGGAAGAGCTACTTACCGTGATGATGCGAAAAACCGGTGTCGATCTTGCCTTGGAGGACGTTCCGGAGTCGCTGCTCAACGGGGACAAGACGTTCAGTGGTGCCGACATGGAGGCCCTCATGACGCGCGCCAAGTTCCGCGCGGCTGCCGAGGAGCCGCCGACCAAGGTAGACACACGCATCCTGCAGGAGGTGGTGGACGACTTCATGCCGCCCACCTACCCACTGGAGGTCGAGCTTCAGACCCTGACGGCCGTGCTCGAATGCACATCGCGCGCGCTCCTGCCGGAGAAATTCCGGAGCATGGACCGCGAGGCCATCGTGCGTCGGGTGGACGAACTCAAGCGACTCGTCCGGTAA
- a CDS encoding amidohydrolase family protein gives MKLIIGLMMMAAFQVQPQEVPKAKQGTYAITNARIETVTNGTIENGTIVVEADRIVAIGADVAIPEGAEIIDAAGRELYPGMIDSGTTLGLTEIGSVQETNDSQEVGDITPQMEALTAINPNAVAIPVTRVSGVTTVVAEPSGGTLPGRAAVINLVGYTPEQMSAGGAKLQVLSWPTSGRRGWWDQRPQSEIDKAAKEAMDRLNDVFDDAELYARIDSTYQAGGGDRPPAFAPEMAALLPVVRGEMQLMIRVNGAKDIEKALDWVDERGYRAVLSGVSEGWRVADKIAESGVPVIVGPVISMPTRPGDRYDRAYANAGLLASAGVTVALRSGESENVRNLAWNAGFAATYGLGREDALKAVTINAARALGIDADYGSLEVGKKANFLLSNGDPFEPATEITEVFIDGFRVPIDNRHIQLYKEFLNRDSGRLQPVEIVPPARN, from the coding sequence ATGAAACTGATAATCGGACTCATGATGATGGCTGCATTCCAGGTGCAGCCGCAGGAGGTGCCCAAAGCCAAGCAGGGCACCTACGCCATTACCAACGCCCGTATCGAGACAGTCACCAACGGCACGATCGAGAACGGCACCATCGTGGTTGAGGCAGACCGCATTGTCGCGATTGGCGCCGATGTCGCCATTCCCGAAGGTGCCGAGATCATCGACGCTGCCGGTCGCGAGTTGTACCCGGGCATGATCGACAGCGGCACCACGCTGGGCCTGACCGAAATCGGCTCGGTGCAGGAAACCAACGACAGCCAGGAGGTCGGTGACATCACGCCCCAGATGGAGGCGTTGACGGCCATCAACCCTAACGCCGTCGCCATTCCGGTCACACGCGTATCCGGTGTCACGACGGTCGTTGCCGAACCCAGCGGCGGCACGCTGCCGGGCCGCGCCGCGGTCATCAACCTCGTGGGCTACACACCGGAGCAGATGAGTGCCGGCGGCGCCAAGCTGCAGGTTCTAAGCTGGCCGACCAGTGGCCGCCGCGGCTGGTGGGACCAGCGTCCACAGTCGGAGATCGACAAGGCCGCCAAAGAGGCCATGGACCGCCTGAACGACGTATTCGATGACGCGGAGCTCTATGCCCGCATCGACTCGACCTACCAGGCCGGTGGTGGCGACAGGCCTCCCGCGTTCGCGCCGGAGATGGCTGCCCTGCTGCCGGTCGTGCGCGGCGAGATGCAGCTCATGATTCGCGTGAACGGCGCCAAAGACATCGAAAAAGCCCTGGACTGGGTCGACGAAAGGGGCTACCGGGCCGTGCTTTCGGGCGTCTCGGAAGGCTGGCGCGTGGCCGACAAGATTGCCGAGTCCGGAGTGCCGGTGATCGTCGGCCCTGTGATCTCCATGCCCACCCGCCCAGGTGACCGCTATGACCGTGCCTACGCCAACGCCGGATTGCTCGCGTCGGCAGGCGTTACGGTCGCACTGCGTTCCGGGGAGTCCGAGAACGTGCGTAACCTGGCGTGGAACGCCGGCTTTGCCGCCACCTATGGTTTGGGGCGCGAGGATGCGCTCAAGGCCGTGACCATCAACGCCGCGCGCGCCCTCGGAATCGACGCCGACTACGGCTCGCTCGAGGTCGGCAAGAAGGCCAATTTCCTCCTGTCGAACGGCGATCCCTTCGAGCCTGCCACGGAGATCACCGAGGTGTTCATCGACGGTTTCAGGGTGCCCATCGACAATCGACATATCCAGCTGTACAAGGAGTTCCTGAACCGGGACTCCGGTCGCCTGCAGCCCGTGGAAATCGTGCCTCCGGCGCGCAACTAG
- a CDS encoding amidohydrolase family protein: protein MRLSRTLRLTALLLLWAPLANAQTGVAPPTNALAITGATVVPAPGQVIENATLVIRDGIITAVGAGADIPWDARVVEADSMFLYAGFIDPLSYVGQEPPRQGGGQQEPVADRDNPPFDRAGLEPYRSVRNMLDPAHASVKSMREAGFTAAHAVPRGRMLPGAGAVVRLDGESADDMVLVADVSLFAQFRGGQGVYPGTPMAMMAKMRQLYREAERRHALTEAYQDDPSGMTAPPVDPVHSALFPLIEGDKPVFFLVDDALESHRALTLREDLGFRLVLAGLPQGYDLADKLAASGVPLAVTTDFPRKPGWMAKLKRDSLLTVMDNYDPDVRTATWRDTEAEVRNLEARQALAREDYLENAATLAEAGARFAFTHIETSAGDIHSNIGEMLAAGLDTTTALAALTTNAADVIGMSRAMGSLEAGKLGNVVITSGPLFAEGTEIRHVIIEGKIFDIESKASSPGGGGDGDNSDSIAGLWDMVASTPDGDIGGTIEFSGSPGSMTAVVTYDGAPQGIDVSSVEVDGNSVAFSFQSPNGFITISLERNGDSMSGSATLDGLDSIPLTLTRDPS, encoded by the coding sequence ATGAGGCTTTCCCGCACGCTGCGCCTGACGGCGCTGCTCCTGCTGTGGGCACCCCTGGCCAACGCCCAGACGGGCGTGGCCCCGCCCACCAACGCACTTGCCATCACCGGAGCCACTGTGGTCCCGGCTCCCGGGCAGGTCATCGAAAACGCCACCCTGGTCATTCGGGATGGCATCATCACTGCCGTCGGCGCCGGCGCGGATATCCCCTGGGATGCCCGGGTCGTGGAAGCCGACTCCATGTTCCTCTACGCCGGCTTTATCGACCCACTCTCCTACGTCGGCCAGGAGCCGCCTCGTCAGGGGGGTGGCCAGCAGGAACCGGTTGCCGATCGGGACAACCCGCCCTTCGACCGGGCGGGCCTTGAGCCCTACCGCTCCGTGCGGAACATGCTCGACCCGGCGCATGCCAGCGTGAAAAGCATGCGCGAGGCCGGCTTCACGGCGGCCCACGCCGTACCGCGTGGCCGTATGCTTCCTGGCGCCGGCGCTGTGGTTCGCCTTGACGGCGAATCGGCCGACGACATGGTGCTCGTCGCCGATGTCTCGCTGTTTGCCCAGTTCCGCGGCGGCCAGGGCGTCTACCCAGGCACGCCCATGGCCATGATGGCCAAGATGCGCCAGCTGTATCGCGAGGCCGAGCGGCGTCATGCGCTCACCGAGGCCTATCAGGATGATCCTTCCGGGATGACAGCTCCGCCCGTCGACCCGGTTCACTCGGCGCTCTTCCCCCTCATCGAAGGCGACAAGCCTGTGTTTTTCCTGGTGGACGATGCGCTCGAGTCGCACCGTGCCCTCACGCTCCGGGAAGACCTTGGATTCCGCCTGGTCCTGGCCGGCCTGCCTCAGGGCTATGACCTGGCCGACAAACTGGCTGCGTCCGGCGTGCCTCTGGCAGTCACGACCGACTTCCCGCGCAAGCCCGGCTGGATGGCCAAACTGAAGCGTGACTCGCTGTTGACGGTCATGGACAACTACGATCCGGATGTGCGCACCGCCACCTGGCGTGACACGGAAGCGGAGGTGCGCAACCTGGAGGCCCGCCAGGCGCTGGCCCGGGAGGACTACCTGGAGAATGCAGCGACCCTCGCTGAGGCGGGAGCGCGGTTTGCATTCACCCACATCGAAACGTCGGCCGGGGACATCCACAGCAACATCGGTGAGATGCTGGCTGCGGGTCTGGACACGACCACGGCGCTCGCCGCCCTGACCACCAACGCCGCGGACGTCATCGGCATGTCGCGGGCGATGGGCTCCCTGGAAGCCGGCAAGCTCGGCAACGTGGTGATCACCTCAGGCCCCCTGTTCGCAGAGGGTACCGAGATTCGGCACGTCATTATCGAGGGCAAAATTTTCGATATCGAGAGCAAGGCGTCATCGCCCGGCGGCGGCGGTGATGGAGACAACTCCGACAGCATCGCAGGTCTCTGGGACATGGTGGCCAGCACACCGGACGGCGACATCGGCGGCACGATCGAATTTTCGGGATCGCCCGGCAGCATGACCGCCGTCGTGACCTACGACGGAGCCCCACAGGGCATCGACGTGAGTTCGGTGGAAGTGGACGGCAACTCCGTCGCCTTCTCGTTCCAGTCTCCGAACGGCTTCATCACCATCAGTCTGGAGCGCAATGGCGACTCGATGTCAGGCAGCGCCACCCTCGACGGGCTGGACTCCATTCCGCTCACCCTCACGCGCGACCCGAGCTAA
- a CDS encoding single-stranded DNA-binding protein, with the protein MARGINKVILVGNLGQDPELRYTGSGTAVCNLRLATNESYKDANGDWVERTEWHSIVAWSRLAEICNEYLRKGSQVYFEGSLQTRSYEDRDGNTRYTTEIKAREMMMLGGREEGGFGGGAPRRQAAPAAAAAAPAGNGKPASTSGDDYTFEPDDDLPF; encoded by the coding sequence ATGGCACGAGGCATTAACAAGGTCATTCTCGTAGGCAACCTGGGGCAGGACCCCGAACTGCGCTACACCGGCAGCGGCACGGCCGTCTGCAACTTGCGGCTGGCCACCAACGAGTCCTACAAGGACGCCAACGGAGACTGGGTCGAACGAACCGAATGGCACAGCATTGTGGCGTGGAGCCGGCTGGCGGAGATCTGCAACGAGTACCTGCGCAAGGGCTCCCAGGTCTACTTCGAAGGCTCCCTGCAAACCCGCTCCTACGAGGACCGGGACGGCAATACCCGGTACACCACCGAAATCAAGGCCCGCGAGATGATGATGCTCGGCGGCCGCGAGGAGGGTGGATTTGGTGGAGGGGCACCGCGCAGGCAGGCCGCCCCGGCCGCGGCGGCGGCTGCTCCGGCCGGCAATGGCAAACCTGCATCCACGTCAGGAGACGACTACACATTCGAACCAGACGACGACCTGCCCTTCTGA